The Amblyomma americanum isolate KBUSLIRL-KWMA chromosome 5, ASM5285725v1, whole genome shotgun sequence genome window below encodes:
- the LOC144133650 gene encoding aspartic protease 4-like: MALIPSYKLETRNTSALVAAQPGQPPADPFIGGPAREIERINGILGAKKTADGAHVVDCRIVRSLPNIAFTIGGKEFVLKASDYVVEVETSTGIQCHSGFVAAPRLLNATWHLGHAFLRSVYTVLEAPPKLGAGLGRGWFRLLSLLMKGALFRRCYLRNKYLRS, from the exons ATGGCGTTGATTCCAT CATACAAACTGGAGACACGGAACACATCTGCTTTGGTGGCTGCCCAGCCAGGACAGCCCCCTGCCGACCCTTTCATCGGAGGACCAGCTCGTGAGATCGAGCGCATCAATGGCATTCTGGGCGCTAAGAAGACAGCGGACGGAGCG CATGTCGTGGACTGCCGCATCGTAAGGAGCCTTCCGAACATCGCCTTCACTATTGGCGGCAAAGAGTTCGTGCTCAAAGCTAGCGACTACGTGGTAGAG GTGGAGACGTCCACAGGCATACAGTGCCACAGCGGTTTCGTCGCAGCGCCTCGACTGCTCAACGCAACTTGGCACCTTGGTCACGCTTTTTTGAGAAGTGTGTACACAGTTCTGGAGGCACCACCCAAACTTGGAGCTGGGTTGGGCAGGGGTTGGTTTCGCCTACTCTCGCTGTTAATGAAGGGAGCACTGTTTCGACGCTGCTACTTGCGAAACAAGTATCTGCGGTCTTAA